aggcagcagagcagctcgCCCTCACGTCTCTGAGCGGTAAGTTTCTGAACACACTGatctcttctgtgttttctctctgtcgaTGTGCTGCTGAACATTTTAACTGCAGCTCAGTTTGACTCTTCGTGTGTTTGTTGTCGATCTCAGACACgtttaactttaactgaacTCAGATCAGTTCAGAACACAGTCTGATTAACAcagttgaaatgtgtttttcttgttttaaacatCCTGTTGCACAGAAACATCATGTGAGTTGATTCTTTAACTTCATCGGAGAGGttgtgactgtttgtttgtctgtttgtcagcaggactaaacaaaaactactgagcagATTTGTATTAAATCTGATCTGAAGGCGTCTCAGTCCAGAACAGACTTCATTAACTTCTGCTGCTGATCAGATAAAGTGACGATCCAGGAGCtttatttctcactttatttCTCACTTCCTTTAACATTGTCATATTGGCCGTTTTTCAACACCTCAGGGAATAATGCCTGAATCTggaaagaacttttttttaaatttaaatgaagTTTATTCAGGCGGCTGGTATCTATGACAGAGGGGATTCTTGCAGCGTATGCGCTCTGGTCTGTAATATTCTAGTTGTGGCTTTTGGACGTGATTTTGAAAACCAGCCtcagttttaattaaattatttcttcTGATTTGTTCAGGTGGTCGATGACCGGCAGTGCTCGCCTTCACTCTGAAACAGTGACGTTCAttcacatttcttctctctgcacaTCGAGACCATCAGACTCTCCAACTCGACCAGCTGgaagtaagaaaataaataaaagttacaCATCAGAGTTGAGTTTATTTTAACAGCAGAACAGAATATTCACATCACTTAAATGTTGTCACAATACAGGAATTTCTATATTTGGTACAATACCTGGAAATATAGAGATATTTGATACATACatataatttagattttttgaCGGCTGATATTtcattcagtcatcatcagttTTTGTCAGTGTCTTATTTGCGATGAGCCCAAATAAGCTCATGTGGTCGTGTTCTCGGTATCAGTCACTGTTATCTGTAACTGCTCGTAAAATATGTGAAGACGCGGCCTGACAGACTTCCTGCGTCTGACTTGACAActtgaaactttgttttcatgactgaataaactgaataaactgaccgtaaaggacaacacactttatactgttttactttgtttatatgtggcggaccctgccacccctCGAGCTTCTGGGACATTATTTTCcagctcgtttattcacttATCGAAAAATTTGTATTACAATCTAAAGAAATCATCTAATTATAAAAAATCATCTAAATATAAAAGGACAGCGTAGTAAAtctaaatatattattaaaagTCTaaaacagtgatgatgatttctgtgtttgtctctttttgatTTTGCTTACAGTCACAATATTATGACAATAATTCAGAGCACATCAGTTCCATGTtaactaaaacataaaaaccatGTCTGGTTTTTGTTGTGAATACATTTAGTAACTCTTGATATTTTTGGACTGTTATAGTAAATGCTTGTCCATCAGCCAGCTCCCTCTTAAAGGACCTTTGTgtgcaacaaacaaagaaaagtgcaacaaactggtattaaatatataaagtgGAAAAGCTAATTCGTGCTGTTGAACTGCACTGAATAACTGAAAGGTATTTAACTCCAGGGTTTTACCAGCAtgttaaaaactttaaaataactacattaatagtaataatagttATTAATGAAAATAcgaaaataaaagaaatatatattttaaagatGCATAGGTTATATTCACCTAATTATATTACAGAAATATTGCTGTTATAATCTACAAAAGCCAATATCTGGCATTTCTAACAGAAAACTAGACAAATCAAAAAGACAACGAAGGTTGAAAATGGGTTTATACTTCAGGgattaatgatttaaaacaatGGGGGTTTTATTTCCCGCCTTACGGACATGATACATTAGGAAACGCAGCTTCTACGTCACAATATGGTGACCGAGAACAAAATACAGCAActtgtaattgtgtgtgttttattctattGTGTGTCAGAAGTTATCACCAGTAACACACCTGTACTGAGCGCTGCAGTGTTCGTGTTGAGTGGACCAAACCACTTTAAGCTGAGTGGGGAACCATTGTTTGAGTCTATAATTGGCACAAGTGTTTACAGTTCTGTTTTACCGGGTTGGGGCGGGTCTGGATCCCCAcagtgatgtatgtgtgtgcctaattgctgacaacacacacacacaccttcacacacagactccagcAAAATGTCTCCAGTATAAAGTGCCAACATCCCtccactgtttcctgtttcctgtattctagttatttttttttgttcagcattCGTTTGTCCTCATCCTGTCATGTCTTGTGATGTCATGTCTTGTGATGTCATGTCTTGTGAtgtcatgtcttgtgtctcagtTGTTATGTCTGGCATcactaaataaaaatgttaaaaagtaaatTCTTATGCAGCTGTTTAAAGATAAATAACAGGCTGAACAGAAGGAGAAACGTGAGCTAACAAGCTTTCGTCTGTTTATTTCAGGCCAGGCTGAGTTATGGGCTCTGCAGACAGCAACACGATAGAGGTGGCGGCACTCGGCCGACCTTTCAGCCTCGGGATGCTGTACGACTGCCGCAGGGATCTACTCATTCCTGGTAAGGAGGCAGCTGTTGAACACTGAATTAATCAGAGCTGAACAACAACTAAATCTTTCATGGCTACTAGGAAGATGGTTCagcatcattgttttcattgactTTGCGTAGCTGAGGTGGTCTGCAAATCCAGACTACACTGCACTGTGTTCTGGTCCGCAGTCAGACGCTGGACACTGAACTCAGGTATATTCCTGTTTGAATCCAGAGACAGCTCTACATGGCGCCAAATGGCTGCAACTTTGTTTGGATGGGTGGTTGGTGTCAAGTatcatccacatgaatgccaggacaCAAAATTTCTCCAGAAGAAAATTGCATTGTGAAGAGAAGCTCATTATAATTTACTCTCAGGGGTTTTATTGTTATGGCTGTAAACAGAGGAAGTTGATGACGTGGTTTGAGGTTATGAAGTGTTACAGTCACTGTTTACAAGTCTAGTATTCAGTAGCAGGTTTCAGGAGTGAGACTGAGATAAGTGCTGATGGTTTTAAATCAGACATGGGATTTAaagaggtgttttgtttttcatggtaTTCAATACAACAATTTAATTGCTGTTGTTCACACTTAAAGAAGCTGAGAGtttgttcctctcctcttctttgcAGGTATGACTTTGTGGGGTCATGATGATCTGGTACAGTATATAAGAGAAAGGCGACAGCACTACAGCGCTTTCGAGATTGTTGCATCTGAATCTATTGAGGACAAAACCTCAGCACTAGATGTAAGTGCATCCCTCAAGGCAAGTTTCCTCTCTGGCAACGTCGAAGTTGGAGGAGCGGCCAAATATCTAAGTCATGATAAGAAATCGAAAACAGAGGCCACAGTGACACTGAAGTATGAAGCAACCACAAAGTTCGAGCAGCTATCGATGGATCACCTGGGGACAAATAATTTGAGGTATCTGGATGATTTTGAGCAAGGGAAAGCGACACACGTAGTCACAGGTATCCTTTATGGAGCAAAagctttctttgtctttaacaGCGATGTGTCTAACGATGAAAACTGTCAAGAAGTTGAGGGCAAGTTGAAAGTGATGATCAATAAAATTCCCAGCATTAGTATAGATGGTGAGGGTTCCCTGCAAATGaagactgaagagaaaaaatcAGTTGAGAAATTCTCCTGTAAGTTCCACGGAGACTTCTTACTTGATAAAACTCCCTCATCCTTTCAGGATGCAGTACAAGTCTACCAAAGTCTGTCAAAATTGCTGGGAGCCAACGGAGAAAACGCCGTACCAGTGAAGGTTTGGCTGCTGCCACTGATTCAGCTGCAAACTTCTGCAACAACAGTTGTGCGTGAAGTAGGTCCTATGTTCATAGATGAAATGCAGGCTGTCCTGGAGGACCTGAAGGAGGTGGAAATGAGGTGCAATGATGCACTGAAAACTGCTGCACAGCAGTTCTCAGAAATTGGCAGAAAGATTAAAACCTTTAAAGACATGTGCTCTGGGTTCAAGCTGGAATTTCAACGAAACTTGGCAAAGAAACTTCCAGCGAtccgaggaggagaagaagaagagaaagatgtgCTTCATGAGATCTGGAAGAAGAGACATTCTTCCCCTTTCAAAAGCAAAGACCTGAATGAGTGGATGGACTTTAAAGAACGAGAAATTTACACCTTGAAGTCTTTCACGAGCATGATGAAAAACACCAAGATCATCCCATCTCAGTCAGATGTGTACAAGGAAATTCTCAGTGCAGatcatgctgtgtgtttttttttcacatcactgGGAAGTGATGAACCGTACCTGTCAGCTTTATCAGAGTACTTAGGACAAAAACCCAAACCAGACGAAGCTCGAGGGTCTCCTGCTCACAATGTAGAGAAGGAACAGTGGTACGCCTCAAGAGAAGTAAcagataaaatgagaaaaaaagcaaaactctTCAGTGACTTTGCAGAGGCCAACAAGGAGAACAAGAACATTAAGTTCTTGGCAGTTGGTTCAACAGACGAGTCACAGAAAGGTTCAAGCATCTACCTTTATAAAGACGGCTTCTCTGTTAATGAGAACTTTGAACCTCCTTCAAAACCTGAAACATTAACAGTCAGAGACATAAACCACAACAGTGTGACGCTGAAGATTTGTCCAGCAGAGTTTGGAGCAGAGAACATCACCTCCTACTCTGTTGAGTACTGTGTCAGTGGACAggatggatggaaagaaaagacGGCAGCAGGAGCTGAAGAAGTCACAGTGAGCGATCTGAGTCCAAACACAGAGTACAAGTTCAGATGCAGAGCAGTGACCTCAGTAGGTGTTGGACCAGCCAATGAAGTCACTGGTTCCATTAAAACTTCACCTTGCAGCCCTCCTGGAGAACCTCAAGATGAACCAGACGCGAGTGAAAGACCAGAACCTGATACGCCTGAAGAAGAAATGTTAACGATGACTGACAGTGGTTCCATTAAAACTTCACCATGCAGCCCTCCTGGAGAACCACAAGATGAACCAAACTCAAGTGAGAGTCCAGAACCTGATGATGGGTTCAGCGTTCAAGACAATGCGTCAGATACGGAAGAGTTCAGAGAGGAAGAGTTGATGTCATGGAGATCATTACAACTGTGAGGCTGAGTTAATTGATATGGACCGTGGTTGTTACATTTTTTGGTAAACACCTTTCGTGCCTCAGTTTGCATCCATCCTCACTAGATTTGGCACATGGCATACTTAGAtgagccaaaacaaaacttgcaTATTCACTTTTTGTCTGTAATTGACTTTCAAATTTTGAGGATGTGGCCTGATGCACTTTCTGAATCTGGCTGAAACAAAGTTTGGGAAGCTTGTGCAGCAAGTTCAGCTGCATTATGTGGAAAATTTAATATAATTCTACAACCAGGGGGGAATACAGTactaatataatatatttcttcaattctgttgctttttaaggagcactttgtagttttgtgcacaaatgttaatgagaagagatCTTTATCGACTGATTTTATTCTgcctaaaaaaaactaaataaacaaactctctttgttcgcaagactgaacaaactaaataaacaaacataaagcatagacagaaaacacaatttcatactatatgtggcggaccctgccacctatcTAGTTTCAAACAGCCTCCTGggaccttattctcctctgaaaacagcttgtttgaTGGAGaatatacatatttctgagtttgtattattaccgTAGTTATATTATACATTGAACAACCTGAGATTGCATTGTTTCTCCATGACTACCTTGTGCCCCTTTTAGAAGATGTAACTTGGTGCACAAGTTTTCCATGAATAAATGTGCATGATCTTAAAACATCTTACAAATGGCACCACCTTGTGgccattgataaaaaaaaacaccatctctgtaaaacatgatttaattaaCACCAACTCTGGGTGGTACCATCAGACAAACCTACAGGTGAATGTGATGTAATTCACCTCTCAGTGGCAATAGATCACAAATCCAATTTAATCCTATCAAATCTCTCTTAATGCAgaattttacaaaatgttgatatttgacTTGATCACTGCAAGCGACGCCAGCAAATGtaacaatcacacacattttcttctaaCATGCAAAGATTCAAAGGatgaaggtttttatttttttacttatttGTGGAAAACaattttttagtttttgggtCACAGTCAGACGACACCTGGTGGTGTACTCACCATATGGGGACCCACTGACATTGTGGGGACATGATAGATTTTACTGTCTACTTTTCATTTGAGATGTTGTTTTATGGTTTAGATTAGAGATTTAAATACAAATCTTTatgttggaagaaaaaaaactgaacttaTTTAAGCAGTTGACCACTTTACTGATTATGTTTGATTGGAACTTTTAATAAAagattatttagtttttttttaaatttgctcTCATGCAATCATTTACTCTGAGTGCATGTTTAATTATATCAGCAGTGTCATAACTTTCTGACTGTTAAAATGTATCGaacaaatgtaattatttcagATACAGATGCATTTCATATATTTGAGTACTTGTTCAACACTGATGAACTAATGATaagtttattattcatttaaagtgTAAAGACATAAAGAGAATATATAACTCTCGTTTGACCAGTCGCatcaaaagtttgttttgtgattttttctTAACTATATAAATGTGATGAAACTAAATTTTCTTGACTGACTGTCATTTTAAATCCTTTGTTTGATAAATTACAACACTTTTACAAAAGTGTTACCTCtcacatttcccatcatgctccAGGTATCTGACGTCAGTTTCTTCACTTGAACTTTTGGTAACATGATACttgcaggaaatgtttttttgtttatgcttCTTTATGTATAttctaaaaatgtatgtttcacTTTCATCAAGTTACTgccaaatgtttaaaaattgcgttaatttacaataatatgtgtgtatatgtttctTCTATCCCTCAACAATTAGtgacaggacagacagaaagtaAACTGATTTAATAAGGTCATGATAAACGTGGGGTCGGTGgggtttggagaagaaatctCTTTAGCATTgtttaaatatctaaaaataaaatacaatattgaACCTTTTATTGGTAAACAGTCTATGAATCAGTGGATGAATTTCATTCCTAAACTTGCTTATCTGGGATTTCTTCTGGAGTTTTGGTATTTAAACTTGTACATTAGTTTAAAATATCACCTTCATACCAGGTTCATTAAAAAGAGGTTCCACTACTTAGATTCAAGTTAAGATGC
Above is a window of Acanthopagrus latus isolate v.2019 chromosome 21, fAcaLat1.1, whole genome shotgun sequence DNA encoding:
- the LOC119010650 gene encoding neoverrucotoxin subunit beta-like, which gives rise to MGSADSNTIEVAALGRPFSLGMLYDCRRDLLIPGMTLWGHDDLVQYIRERRQHYSAFEIVASESIEDKTSALDVSASLKASFLSGNVEVGGAAKYLSHDKKSKTEATVTLKYEATTKFEQLSMDHLGTNNLRYLDDFEQGKATHVVTGILYGAKAFFVFNSDVSNDENCQEVEGKLKVMINKIPSISIDGEGSLQMKTEEKKSVEKFSCKFHGDFLLDKTPSSFQDAVQVYQSLSKLLGANGENAVPVKVWLLPLIQLQTSATTVVREVGPMFIDEMQAVLEDLKEVEMRCNDALKTAAQQFSEIGRKIKTFKDMCSGFKLEFQRNLAKKLPAIRGGEEEEKDVLHEIWKKRHSSPFKSKDLNEWMDFKEREIYTLKSFTSMMKNTKIIPSQSDVYKEILSADHAVCFFFTSLGSDEPYLSALSEYLGQKPKPDEARGSPAHNVEKEQWYASREVTDKMRKKAKLFSDFAEANKENKNIKFLAVGSTDESQKGSSIYLYKDGFSVNENFEPPSKPETLTVRDINHNSVTLKICPAEFGAENITSYSVEYCVSGQDGWKEKTAAGAEEVTVSDLSPNTEYKFRCRAVTSVGVGPANEVTGSIKTSPCSPPGEPQDEPDASERPEPDTPEEEMLTMTDSGSIKTSPCSPPGEPQDEPNSSESPEPDDGFSVQDNASDTEEFREEELMSWRSLQL